In Mercurialis annua linkage group LG5, ddMerAnnu1.2, whole genome shotgun sequence, a single genomic region encodes these proteins:
- the LOC126681735 gene encoding uncharacterized protein LOC126681735, whose product MTIPFTFISWNCRGGLLNHRKQHFVQSLVNKYHLSFFGLLETKKDTVDAFLVRKLWPNLYFDFAWVPSVGPSSGLLVIWNTIILQNTVIVSGSRWICMDFTFNSLPIRHILVYASNLASERLSLWNELLPLSIYTGLVFISGDFNDVLSPAERFLCTDFLPSMIAFRDFLNVAELVDLPLQGRSFTWQNSFSKSRIDRCCSSLSAVYAWSSSSLTALSRGLSDHVPILFQSNVKIDWGPKPFRSIDSWWEHSEFSSFVKSSWDSLDSTTNPLPLVRKLKQLRERIKTWNTDVYGDQNKKKTELSAEVAQLDIIADSRSLLVGEIERLADIKSQL is encoded by the coding sequence ATGACTATTCCTTTCACTTTTATTTCTTGGAATTGCAGGGGTGGCTTGTTAAATCATCGAAAACAGCATTTTGTTCAGAGTTTGGTCAATAAATACCACCTCTCTTTTTTTGGTTTGTTAGAAACTAAAAAGGATACGGTTGATGCTTTTCTTGTTCGTAAGCTATGGCcgaatttatattttgattttgcaTGGGTCCCGTCGGTTGGTCCTTCAAGCGGTCTTCTTGTTATTTGGAATACGATTATACTTCAGAACACTGTGATTGTTTCTGGGTCGCGCTGGATTTGCATGGATTTTACTTTTAATTCTTTGCCCATTCGTCATATACTCGTTTACGCGAGTAATCTAGCATCAGAAAGATTGTCCCTATGGAATGAGTTGTTGCCTCTATCGATATACACGGGGCTGGTGTTTATAAGCGGAGATTTTAATGATGTTTTATCTCCTGCTGAACGTTTCCTATGCACAGATTTCTTGCCTTCTATGATAGCTTTTCGCGACTTCCTAAACGTAGCTGAACTAGTAGATCTTCCGCTACAAGGTCGCTCCTTTACTTGGCAAAATTCGTTCTCAAAATCTAGAATCGATAGATGTTGTTCCTCTCTGTCGGCTGTCTACGCTTGGAGCTCTAGTTCATTAACAGCCCTGTCTAGAGGGTTATCTGACCATGTTCCTATTTTATTCCAATCAAATGTCAAAATTGATTGGGGCCCAAAACCTTTTCGTTCGATTGATTCGTGGTGGGAACATTCTGAGTTTAGTAGCTTCGTTAAGAGCTCTTGGGATTCTCTTGATTCAACTACAAATCCTTTACCGCTTGTTCGAAAACTAAAGCAACTTCGAGAAAGGATCAAGACGTGGAATACGGATGTTTATGGGGATcaaaataagaagaaaactGAACTCTCTGCAGAGGTGGCACAGCTAGACATCATTGCTGATTCTAGAAGCCTTTTAGTTGGGGAAATAGAGCGTTTAGCTGATATAAAATCCCAGCTTTGA